A genomic stretch from Sulfurimonas sediminis includes:
- a CDS encoding ABC transporter substrate-binding protein, with the protein MLILNIGDILTKALLILLLLLLSACSSKPQKQIVISTNQWIGYAPLFYAYETGKLDPLNIKIVTSVSLAEAADLYSIGKADMVTTTQHEFNVLKQTTHDIKAVILIDRSNGGDMILSNRTLEALKKSTRIDAYLEVDSINQEILLDFLKKNAISKEKINFINKDQRQIQDVKNDPEKAILIATYTPYEIALKNKNFREVASTKDINSIIVIDALCARDTLVKNEKQRLIQLKKVIDKAITTIEANPKASYKIISKYFSHVSYKEYRHSLSLIKWINKPSQELLEYIQQYGYKKDDIIL; encoded by the coding sequence GTGTTAATATTAAATATTGGAGATATTTTGACAAAAGCGCTGCTTATACTACTACTGCTTCTTTTGAGTGCCTGCTCTTCAAAACCACAAAAGCAGATTGTCATCTCTACAAATCAGTGGATAGGCTATGCCCCTTTGTTTTATGCCTATGAAACAGGCAAACTGGATCCCTTGAACATAAAAATAGTTACCAGTGTCTCTCTTGCAGAAGCAGCTGATCTGTACAGCATCGGCAAGGCGGATATGGTCACGACTACACAACATGAATTTAATGTTTTAAAACAAACCACCCATGATATCAAAGCAGTTATTTTGATAGACCGTTCAAACGGCGGCGATATGATTTTGTCAAACAGAACACTTGAGGCACTCAAAAAAAGTACAAGAATAGATGCCTATCTTGAAGTTGATTCCATCAATCAGGAAATTTTACTTGATTTTCTCAAAAAAAATGCCATCAGTAAAGAGAAGATAAACTTTATAAACAAAGATCAGCGGCAAATCCAGGATGTCAAAAATGACCCTGAAAAAGCCATACTCATTGCCACCTACACCCCTTATGAGATTGCTTTGAAAAACAAAAATTTCAGAGAGGTTGCCTCCACAAAAGATATTAACAGTATTATTGTCATAGATGCACTGTGTGCAAGAGATACTCTTGTCAAAAATGAAAAGCAGCGGCTTATACAGCTTAAAAAAGTGATAGACAAAGCTATAACAACCATAGAAGCAAATCCAAAAGCATCCTATAAAATTATCTCCAAATACTTTTCACATGTAAGCTATAAAGAGTATCGTCACTCCCTGAGTCTTATCAAATGGATAAACAAGCCCTCACAGGAGCTTTTGGAATACATACAACAGTATGGATACAAAAAGGATGATATTATTTTATGA
- a CDS encoding cytochrome ubiquinol oxidase subunit I, which produces MEHTDVLVDWSRAQFALTALYHWLFVPLTLGLTFIIAIMETIYVKTGDKKWKQTTKYWMGLLAINFAIGLATGIIMEFEFGTNWSNYSWIVGDIFGAPLAIEGLMAFFMESTFFAVMFFGWDKVSKRMHLLSTWLVAIGSNLSALWILVANGWMQHPVGMKFNPDTARNEMLNFWEVFFNPNAVSKFLHTISSGYVLASLFVIGISAWYLLKKRDTQFARRSIIVASSFGLITSLFLLTTGDESAHQVALNQPMKLAAMEGLYDGEKRAGIVAFGVLDTAKEIGDDLNPFLFSFEIPGALSFLGYHDLNAFVPGIDNLMQGSEKYGIMSVPEKMQKGKIAVAALGAYKKFKKEGNQAEAEKALKTFEANQAYMGYGYLNKPEDAVPDVALSFYSFHTMVGLGTWFLLLFMVTLYYSMTNEMHNKKWLLYLAVATIPMGYVAQEAGWIVAEAGRQPWAIQDLLPVGMAASNIASTSVMITFWLFAVLFTALLIAEVKIMLKQIKIGPEGH; this is translated from the coding sequence TACTGCACTCTATCACTGGCTTTTTGTACCGCTTACCCTGGGCTTGACATTTATTATCGCCATTATGGAGACAATCTATGTCAAAACCGGTGATAAGAAATGGAAACAAACTACAAAATACTGGATGGGACTCTTGGCCATTAACTTTGCCATAGGACTGGCAACAGGAATCATTATGGAGTTTGAGTTTGGAACCAACTGGTCAAACTACTCCTGGATTGTCGGCGATATTTTTGGAGCACCGCTTGCTATTGAAGGGCTGATGGCGTTTTTTATGGAATCCACCTTTTTTGCCGTTATGTTTTTTGGCTGGGACAAGGTCAGCAAAAGAATGCACCTACTCTCAACATGGCTTGTTGCCATCGGTTCAAACCTCTCGGCTCTTTGGATTTTAGTTGCAAACGGCTGGATGCAGCATCCTGTGGGCATGAAATTCAATCCCGATACAGCAAGAAATGAAATGCTGAACTTTTGGGAAGTCTTTTTCAACCCGAATGCGGTCAGCAAGTTTCTACATACCATAAGCAGCGGTTATGTCCTTGCCTCACTCTTTGTTATAGGAATCAGCGCCTGGTATCTGCTTAAAAAAAGAGATACACAGTTTGCACGACGCAGTATTATCGTGGCTTCAAGTTTTGGGCTCATAACTTCTTTGTTTCTCTTAACAACAGGAGATGAATCAGCGCATCAGGTAGCACTGAATCAGCCTATGAAACTTGCCGCTATGGAAGGTTTGTATGACGGTGAAAAACGTGCAGGAATTGTCGCCTTTGGCGTACTTGATACCGCAAAAGAGATAGGTGATGATCTAAACCCTTTTCTTTTCAGTTTTGAAATTCCCGGTGCGCTCTCTTTTCTGGGATACCATGACCTGAATGCTTTTGTACCGGGTATAGACAATCTGATGCAGGGAAGCGAAAAATACGGCATTATGTCCGTCCCTGAAAAAATGCAAAAAGGAAAAATTGCCGTAGCCGCTTTAGGTGCCTATAAAAAGTTCAAAAAAGAAGGCAATCAGGCTGAGGCTGAAAAAGCACTCAAGACTTTTGAAGCAAATCAGGCCTATATGGGCTACGGTTACCTGAACAAACCTGAAGATGCCGTGCCTGATGTAGCACTCAGCTTTTACAGTTTTCATACAATGGTAGGACTTGGCACATGGTTTTTGCTTCTTTTTATGGTGACGCTTTATTATTCCATGACCAACGAAATGCACAACAAAAAATGGCTGCTCTACCTTGCAGTAGCAACCATTCCGATGGGGTATGTCGCACAGGAAGCCGGATGGATAGTTGCCGAAGCGGGTCGTCAGCCCTGGGCTATTCAGGATTTGCTTCCTGTAGGCATGGCAGCTTCCAATATTGCTTCAACAAGCGTTATGATTACTTTTTGGCTCTTTGCGGTGCTTTTTACAGCGCTCTTAATAGCCGAAGTAAAAATCATGTTAAAACAGATAAAAATCGGGCCGGAGGGACATTAA
- the cydB gene encoding cytochrome d ubiquinol oxidase subunit II, which yields MFDLFTLQQYWWFLISLLGALFVFMTFVQGGQTLLYTLARTEDERDVLVNSLGRKWELTFTMLVMFGGALFAAMPLFYAVSFGGAYYVWMGILFCFIIQAVAYEYRKKPDNFYGERFYETLLYINGSLGIFLIGVAVATLFSGGNFIVNENNLSHWTMQSYGLEALLNPFNIAFGLMLVFLARFQGALYFLNNVDVPTVTARVKKVVIVNFGMFLILFLYVLATILFMDGLRYDANTFVVSVESMKFLHSFIDMPLLIGLLLTGVLSLLYGVFIAVTKNAQKAIWFSGLGVILTVLVLFLILGLDYSVFYPSLADIQSSLTIQNSSGSHYTLEVMSIVSVLVPIVLLYIIFVWRSMDKSQITIDEVKSDPHHY from the coding sequence ATGTTTGATTTATTCACTTTACAACAATACTGGTGGTTTTTAATCAGTCTATTAGGAGCACTTTTCGTCTTTATGACCTTTGTGCAAGGCGGGCAGACGCTGCTGTATACTCTGGCAAGAACAGAAGATGAAAGAGATGTTTTAGTCAACTCACTCGGTCGAAAATGGGAGCTTACCTTTACAATGCTTGTCATGTTCGGCGGTGCCCTTTTTGCTGCAATGCCGCTTTTTTACGCGGTAAGTTTCGGCGGAGCCTATTATGTCTGGATGGGTATACTTTTTTGTTTTATTATCCAGGCTGTCGCGTATGAATACAGAAAAAAGCCAGATAATTTTTACGGGGAACGCTTTTATGAAACACTCCTTTATATTAATGGCTCTCTCGGAATATTTTTAATCGGTGTCGCAGTGGCGACACTCTTTAGCGGCGGTAATTTCATTGTCAATGAAAACAACCTCTCACACTGGACAATGCAAAGCTATGGGCTTGAAGCACTTTTAAACCCTTTTAACATTGCCTTTGGACTTATGCTTGTTTTTCTTGCACGATTTCAGGGTGCACTGTATTTTTTAAACAATGTCGATGTCCCAACTGTTACAGCAAGAGTAAAAAAAGTTGTCATTGTAAACTTTGGAATGTTTTTGATTCTTTTTCTGTATGTTTTGGCTACAATTTTGTTTATGGACGGTTTACGATATGATGCCAACACTTTTGTTGTCAGTGTTGAGAGTATGAAGTTTTTACACAGTTTTATAGATATGCCGCTTTTAATCGGATTATTACTCACAGGTGTATTATCTTTGCTCTATGGAGTATTTATAGCTGTCACAAAAAATGCACAAAAAGCCATCTGGTTCAGCGGATTGGGCGTTATACTTACCGTGCTTGTATTGTTTTTGATTTTGGGACTGGATTATTCGGTTTTTTACCCGTCACTTGCAGATATACAAAGCTCACTCACCATACAAAACAGTTCGGGAAGTCACTACACACTTGAAGTGATGAGCATTGTCTCTGTCCTTGTTCCTATTGTCCTGCTTTACATCATATTTGTATGGCGTTCAATGGACAAATCACAAATCACAATAGATGAAGTCAAATCTGACCCGCATCACTACTAG
- a CDS encoding DJ-1 family glyoxalase III, translating into MSKVLVPLASGFEEIEAVSIIDVLRRAEVEVLVASLSDEMLVKGANNIVIQADLHVKEVNADMIDMIVLPGGWDGTYALADDENVQRILREMDAKGKNIGAICAAPFALNKAGVLKEKYTCYPSVEEQIKKEGYMGDKAMVVEDQNVMTSRGPGTALCFGLKIVKKLKGEESYNALKAGLLATYCE; encoded by the coding sequence ATGAGTAAAGTTTTAGTCCCGTTGGCAAGCGGATTTGAAGAGATAGAAGCGGTGAGCATCATAGATGTTTTAAGACGTGCAGAGGTGGAAGTTCTGGTTGCATCTTTAAGTGATGAGATGCTTGTAAAAGGAGCGAACAATATCGTCATTCAAGCAGACTTACATGTAAAGGAGGTCAATGCCGATATGATTGATATGATTGTTCTGCCAGGTGGCTGGGACGGTACCTATGCTCTGGCTGATGATGAAAATGTACAGAGAATCCTGCGTGAAATGGATGCCAAAGGAAAAAATATCGGAGCTATCTGTGCAGCACCGTTTGCCCTGAACAAAGCGGGTGTGCTAAAAGAAAAATATACCTGTTACCCGTCTGTAGAAGAACAGATAAAAAAAGAGGGATATATGGGAGACAAAGCAATGGTCGTTGAAGATCAAAATGTAATGACCTCACGCGGACCGGGTACGGCGTTGTGCTTTGGTCTGAAAATCGTGAAAAAACTCAAAGGAGAAGAGTCTTACAACGCACTCAAAGCAGGGCTTTTGGCAACCTACTGCGAGTAG